Below is a genomic region from Nilaparvata lugens isolate BPH chromosome 3, ASM1435652v1, whole genome shotgun sequence.
tatttatagataaaaaattgaaacgtAGGTACATGCCCAGGCTTCCCCCCACCACCTAGTGTAAcggaaatttgaacattacacATAGTTTGTGCACGAACACtgcatataataataatatgtgcaTGCAAACTGAACaaattattcgaaaattaaattTGGGGGCCCAGGGTTGTCACAGAAGTGAGGTAGGCTACAGTACAGGGGCCAAGGAAACGGTTGACCCCGAAAGTGATAAAAGGCAGTAAATTTaggtaattttattttgtttcacttAGGggtgagaataataattcatcactaCTGGGGGCAACTGTCTCCTTGGCCCCTGTACTGTACCTCACTTCTGTGACTAGGTACCCGTTTTCTTGCTTAAAAAGTGTGCGCAAATGTTACATGTACGTGCACAAGCTATTGAGCCAAAAATTGGGATGTTTTGactgttggggggggggggacaGCCCCCATCACTTGTTGCAAGTTTTTGCAATTGGTGTTGATGACGGCGAAAGTATGTGCACATACGATGCACAAACGAAATCCTTCCAGCAATGCTTAGATTCAAGAAATGAGGGGGTCTCGTATCCCTAGCCcccaaattaaattttttaatatttttttcagtttgCATGCACATACGCAGAGTGGTCGTGCACAAACGATGTGTAATGCTCAAATTCCCGTTAAGTTTGGGGGGGAGGGTGACCTGGACATGCACGTAAAATTGAATACtaattggaatgaaattacTTACAACAAACAGACTTACAACTACTACAACATTActttataacaaacaaaattaaattacttacaacaaaaacttgaaacaaaatTACTTACATCAAACAGGAATAGTAATATATACACATGGAccaatatgaatatattatatatagaactataatttttctttgtacttaagaaaataaatatagaCCTCTACGAAATATAATATGCTTGTATGTGCCAAATACAGTCCAAATTtctttacaatattatacatacaatttctactgtaaaactattatttgtacCAATATCCAAAGTGTAAGTAGTTCATATatgaattttcttcaaatcaacaaATCTGTTGTTAAATAGTTTTAGATCATTGTATGGCATTCTAGAAGTCGGCTGTCATTGCCTTGCAGTTGGATAGGAAATCTGTTGTTAAATAGTTTTAGATCATTGTATGGCATTCTAGAAGTCGGCTGTCATTGCCTTGCAGTTGGATAGGAAATCTGTTGTTAAATAGTTTTAGATCATTGTATGGCATTCTAGAAGTCGGCTGTCATTGCCTTGCAGTTGGATAGGAAAACTGTTGTTAAATAGTTTTAGATCATTGTATGGCATTCTAGAAGTCGGCTGTCATTGCCTTGCAGTTGGATAGGAAATCTGTTGTTGAATAGTTTTAGATCATTGTATGGCATTCTAGAAGTCGGCTGTCATTGCCTTGCAGTTGGATAGGCTACAAGAGTAAATGATTATGCATATTTTTCGTTATTATGCTCTCACCAATTCAATTAAAAGAGTGTGCTTCTGTGAATATTCTCTAGCACATCTTGTTTTTCGAATACAACTCTATGTCGACCAATAAATGAATGTCATTTGGTGGATTTACATAAACTGATAATTGGACTCTtccataaattcattttttctggAAATTTTTCAGAAGTTTCAGTGAGAGTTTTCTGCAAATGTCaaagaaaacttctataatatataaaacTTTCATATAAAATTCCCTGTCGACCATTTGGTTCAATGAATGGACATCGTTTGGTGTATCAACATATATTGACAATGGGACTCTCCCataatttctttttttatcAGGACATTTTTCTGCCGTGCATTCACTTGTTTCTGTGACAGTTGGCAACAAATTTAAGAGTCTACTGTAGACTCTTCTACTGTCTACTGTAGCAAGTAACTTGCTAGTGGTGAAACACCCGTTTCACAGGGAACTTGTTTTATGCCCTCCAATAGACTTACAGGTtcgaaaatattcaaaagaattatccttttaataagTTTTCCTTGAAATTCCCTTAAGAACGAGATCGCTCACTAAGCTGAAAAATGATAGCGGTGAAcgaaaatattcaaaagaattatccttttaataggTTTTCCTTGAAATTCCCTTAAAAACGAGATCGCTCACTAAGCTGAAAAATGATAGCGGTGAAAGAGGTTCTAAACTCGGGCTGTCTTAAAAGACTTTGCAGTTGAGAGATGCTATCAAAATCACAGGTGTTTGATTAAAATAATTTCCCCCCTTCAATTAATAATGGTCTTAGAAGTgcaaaaactgataatgaagATCATCAAGCAGAGGCCACCTCGTTATCCGtcagaccagctctacaatgagtttgGTGTGATGGACATAAGACAGCTCTACTCCTTGGAAATAATTTGCAGACTACACAAAAACCCGGAAAGCTCTCAACAAAGGAACCACAGTCATAACACAAGAAACAGAAACCTTCTTATTAGGAACGTGGCTAAGAAGGCAATATATcaacgacacttcaaccacctagcaccaaaactccacaatcCACTTCCTGCACAAATCAAGTCAATAGAAAACCCAAGGAGATTCATATCTGCCGCTAAGAACTGGATTATTTCAACTGGAAGACatcatatagaaaacataatctcaaacaatatatgagctcacttacccaacgTATTTGCAGTTTGCACCCCCACCCAGaatctattactactactaacacttactctagtacatgggtttcccatagttgagtaggttaatttccaatagaattaaattccatattttttatagacctattgtattgtattttagatattttgtactttttatgttttaataattgcttgtttgtattttttaaaggaaataaatttatttattatttattaatatctaAAACAaatgtacatttttcaaaaatgcaaTGTTCTCTCTCTTAGTACTTTTTTCCGAGGTCACACACACTGTACTCAATTACATGACAAATAGGAGGTAGGCTTTATTTTTTGCTGTCTTTTTCTATTACTAGACCTTTCCAGTTTTCTAATTCTTCCACTCTTTGAGTAGTTGAGCAAGAACCAATAGACTACAGCTCTTGAATACATGATGACATCCTTTCTCTCTATGACAATACTCTAATTCCCATTAACAGAATGAGAACTGAACATGAACAATCATCACCATTTAACCAAATTGAAACAGCCTTATTTTGTCTCACAAAAAATATAGCCACTCTGTCTTCAGGTGCGTCTTCAAGTGCAGCCTTCAATGCATTGGCACACTCAACATACACTACATATGCAACTATTTCCTGCTTAATTCTAAACTACATATCATTGAAATGAAGAAGCTCTGAGATTTCATCGACAAGTAATAAAGGATCTTATTGTTGCAGGATAAATCTTCACCTATGCCAAACCCCATTTGAAACGCTGAGATTGTAAGGTCTTGaagtgaattattttttaatgctATTGCTGGTGTCTAATTTTCAAAGTCATATATTAGGAGGATTAAAAAACACTTATTaaaatgggctgcttttaaattaataaaacaaaataaatcttatagcaccctttattctttaaaaaactttaaaatagttgaacaactagtttcggtttacaccatcttcaggttctaaaataaataataataatctattattttagaacctaaagatggtgtaaaccgaaactagttgttcaactattttagagttttttaaagaataaagggtgctataagatttattttgttttattaattaggAGGCTTTTCTGTGGGAATCATGTCTTGATATCTTTAATCATTGATTAAAAGGAGGATGTAATGAATAGATATTCTGTAAAACTCTCAATTTCGGTTAAAAGCAGATTTGTTTGATGTCTTTGTAAGCAAACCTCTGCTGCTGAGCACACAGGGATATTAAGTCGTTTGAAGTTCAAATTAGGAAACGCTAACTGAACTTTTCATCTgaaatttgcgataatttagtGTAATACGATTAGACTGTCCATTTATCAACTGACAAAAATCTGTGTGGAGTAAGACCTTCGAGTTTCAGCTACAAAGATAAAAGTAATTGCTTTCAAAGGAAAATGGCTAGTCCGAacaaaaattgtgaatggaGATTCTATCTTGGAGTAAGTTTGAGCCTTTACTTATTGGGGTTGTACTCTAACCTACGAAAAAGAGATTCTATCTTGGAGCAAGTTTGAGCCTTTACTTATTGGGGTTCTACTCTCACCTACGAAAAAGAtgaagatattttcaataagttaaaaaaaatccaatatATTTGTGGAACAATTCATAGGgcattgaaaaataaagtaagGAGAGTTACAAAGCTGAAATTCTACAAGACCATGGCTATCCCAGAGTTGACGTATGGAAGCGAATCATGGGTACTAGGTAGAAAAGAAATCAGCAGAATCCAAGCGGCTGAGATGCGCTTTCTAAGGAGTGTAAAGGGATGCACAAGATTGGATCTACTCCGGAATGAGGACATTCGAGAGGAGCTCGAGGTTGAGCcaatgaagaaattaaaaagtttCTAAATAGATGGAATGCCAACCGGTAGAATCCCTGTGAAAGGTCTCAACTATAAACCATCAGGTAAGAGAGACGTTGGAAGACCAAGGAAAAGGTGTTAAAACTACCGTGTCTTAAAACTAGACACGATCataaagttaaattttaacttaTATTTTTGATGAATGTTAATTTCCAAGGCTATTTTAAAGACCGTAACAGGCAATCATGCCTATACCGTAGAagtcagaagaagaagacgattaGACTGATAATACCTGTACTTGATTCAGTTTACCATCCCACATAGCAGTGTGGCGTCTGTAAAACGCAAATTGTGTTTATGTGGATGCACATAGGTTAAATACGAGCCAATAAAGTTATGTGACGACTATGCAACCGGCCATTACTATGATAGTTCATTCAGTGAACGTTTATACattctataaaaattcaatgttaAATCAATCTGTGAAAGaccattcaataattcaaattgtgCAATAATTGCTAAATTGCAATTATAGtttcaataaattggaaaatgtttcaattaatcTAGTTGCAACCTCAAAAAAGATATACTGCCTATATTTTTAAACCAGTTAATTTTGATTTGTTCAGTAAAACATTAATGAAGAGTAATATCGACTTTTGAAATCATGATCTGTAATAACGTTTGAGATAAAACTTAATAAAAAGACAAGTGCATTATTAAAACATTCACAATTTTTCCACTCTACTATTATGTGTAGCACTACACTAATTCCTCACATTATAACGATGTGAGAAACGCAGAGAGTAGAGAGTTATTGCTCTTTTTCTTAGTTTCTGTTGACGAAATTGTTGGCACATTACTCTTCATCTCTTTCGCAAGAGTATGTTTCAACTTtccaatattcattttatttttcttctttttcttcaaatGCCTATTCTGAATACTAAACACAGAATTTGTATTATTAGAAGTAGTAGATAGATTACTATTTATCGTTGAAGTTGTAACAATATTTGAAGCATTGTTCGATTGTTTATGCTCTGGACCAGGAATTGTTGATTGATTTTCTGTACCGGTTATTTTGCACTTGAGAACTGCTTCCGACTTCAAGCCAGCATAAGagtccttctttttctttttcttcttggaTTTCAATGGAAGGGTGGTCTGCTCACTCGACTGGAGTTTATTGGTAATGAGGTCCGGCTTTTGTAGAGGTACTTTAGTTTCCTTTTTACATACATGACACGTCACAACCTGAAAAATGAAGCCACTATTGATCACACAACACTTCGAAAACTGCATAAAAGCTTTATTCCTCATTTCATTTGTCAAGTATTAATTCTCACTTCTTCACTTCATTTCTCTGCAATCTTCTATTATATGTTGGTCTtccacattttaaaaatatttaacagTGATTCATTTCATTCCACTTCATGTAATGTagattatagtattatagttgaatttgtgatatttcaaaAGCAAACACAAATCTTTGCcgttatctatatatataaaagcgaaatggcactcactcactcactgaccgactcactcactcacagaactaaaaatctaccggacaaaaaacgatcaaatttggtaggtatgttcagttggacctttagaggcgcactaaatttccaaagatacgcccaaaatctgcgtttttccagcgttttttaacgttttctcagatttatcaagaacaaatgaacagaaattgttcaaattcagtacataagctaagctagggtgtaataatgttgtgttagaaggaatttgcaataacgtcaaagatacgacCAAAActagcgttttccagcgttttttttttatttttctctagtttgtcgagaacaaatgaacagaaatcgttcaaatttagtacagaagctaagctagggtgtaataatgttatgctagaaggaatttgcaataacgtcaaagatacgcccaaaattagcgttttttttgcgttttctcagttctttcatgaagtaatagacagaaaaaattaatcggtgattgaatcgagcgaggaagtactttgactttctgatggaatgaagcatccCCAAATGAAAactgcaggcgagcgaagcgagcccgctgatctcatttttggacgatcaaGTCGGGtgtccagggggcagagccccctggctaaacggatatggcgagcgaagcgagcctgacggctagttaaatATAAATGCACTAGAATATTACATTCTCAAACTGTTTGTCCATGTGTCGATACAGTCAGTCTGtacatattattcttattttgccTTCCCCTCTAGTTCTGTATTCTTGTAATGTGGAGTGAAGTCTGATGATAAGCAAACATACCAGTGTTTCAGACTCAAGTTTAGTCAGATACAATTAGCATTTCACTTCAGcttgaaattcaataatgttattctttattcttgATGCTCAATCAATCTGTCCTTATTGGTCTGGAAACTCTCAAGGATGTCTTCTACCAAGATATTAATAACAGTTCAGTCTTGAATGTATATAGgtgcaaagaccttaaagagatatagacccacaatgcctatgccttcccaatgatagctcttacttgaaattgaaggccgccattggggtattttagcacgagatattatatatatatataatgttatATAATCTATgcaactactgttataaaaactgcgactacgccccgttttggtaagctaattttctgactccagctgtttaaagtcaagaacttagctaaataccGAGCTCGGAATCCGGCCTTAAGTTAAATTCTGAATACATAATCAGTGTTTCTGAAACTGTGATTTTACTGAAATGCAATTTTATAGTACCGTATACATGTATGCACCGTACTTGTTGATTGACTTtctgatataaaattaaaaaaatatggtgtggcgcactcacacaactttccttgccgttatgaaaatgatcacctgacgctagtgtaaacgcgcatctcaagtcaaagatctgaaccagctggtgacaggtcaataacgctggatacacacgagatctgctatctcttcttagtgaatgatttaatagaatcaacagttgccaaaattttggaattgaataaattacattttctcaaatttcgagcttattttcaattttaggtaaaaattttactggacattaatttaagagatttccatgctcaattttttccactcgaaatttttcgtttaaattatatctgagacctgataattggaaatctaaaatcaaactttgcatagatataactctgaaatttttacagatatgggactcgtggcagttgatatagcatatcatgactattttaggtataaatttgatcaaaatcgttggagccattttcgagaaaatcgcgaaaaacactgtttttgacaacattttcgccgccatcttgaatcgcatttgatcgaaattgttcgtgtcggatccttatagtgtaaggacctgaagttccaaatttcaagtcattccgttaattggtagatgagatatcgtgtacacagacgcacatacactcatacacacacacacacacacacacacacacacacacaccacacacacacacacacacacacacacacacacacacacacacacacaccacacacacacacacacaacacacacacacacacacacacacacacaacacacacacacacacacacacaccacacacacacacacacacaccacacaccacacacacacacaccacacacacacacacacacacacacacacacacacacatacagaccaatacccaaaaaccacttttttgaactcaggggaccttgaaacgtatagaaatttagaaattggggtaccttaatttttttcggaaagca
It encodes:
- the LOC111048099 gene encoding uncharacterized protein LOC111048099 is translated as MNQPQEKLVEHLLRKSLLFKNKCSASYRIIQSRLTNQSLEVASQSELSINFTKQKNLLKVCQWCSCYWSEGMYSFKIEPQKRTSKFMRSLLNRDVGILTEMQVKRRNKCTSRCNRMVVTCHVCKKETKVPLQKPDLITNKLQSSEQTTLPLKSKKKKKKKDSYAGLKSEAVLKCKITGTENQSTIPGPEHKQSNNASNIVTTSTINSNLSTTSNNTNSVFSIQNRHLKKKKKNKMNIGKLKHTLAKEMKSNVPTISSTETKKKSNNSLLSAFLTSL